In Hymenobacter sublimis, a single genomic region encodes these proteins:
- a CDS encoding maleylpyruvate isomerase family mycothiol-dependent enzyme, which yields MTPVSIPDTLPLFPELDRRLVEVLRSLAPADWEKPTLAPAWTVRDVALHLLDGSLRSLSMLRDGHFAGPGPASGEYADVVCYLNGLNTSWVSAGQRLSPAVLTWLLELVGPAYNDFLASLDPAAPATFAVAWAGEAQSTNQFHVAREYTEKWHHQQQIRQAVGQEAPLFSPELYRPFLATCLQALPYHYRAVVAPEGTAVRFRVTGEGGDTWFLLRAKGGWVLGQNYEGGPVAAAVELPGQVAWRLFTNSLPPNEAATCLRFQGPTHLTAPVYSLLTVMA from the coding sequence ATGACTCCTGTTTCCATTCCCGATACCCTACCACTGTTTCCGGAGCTGGACCGCCGGCTCGTGGAAGTGCTGCGTAGTCTTGCCCCCGCCGACTGGGAGAAACCCACCCTGGCGCCCGCCTGGACGGTGCGCGACGTGGCCCTGCACCTGCTGGATGGCAGCCTGCGCAGCCTGTCCATGCTGCGCGACGGGCACTTCGCCGGCCCTGGTCCGGCCAGCGGGGAATACGCCGATGTGGTGTGCTACCTCAACGGGCTGAATACCTCCTGGGTAAGCGCCGGGCAGCGCCTGAGCCCGGCGGTACTGACGTGGCTGCTGGAGCTGGTAGGACCCGCTTACAACGACTTCCTGGCGTCCCTGGACCCAGCGGCGCCGGCCACATTTGCCGTGGCCTGGGCCGGCGAAGCGCAATCGACCAACCAGTTTCACGTCGCCCGCGAGTACACCGAAAAGTGGCACCATCAGCAGCAAATCCGGCAGGCGGTAGGGCAGGAGGCGCCGCTGTTTAGCCCGGAGCTTTACCGGCCGTTTCTGGCTACTTGTTTACAGGCCTTGCCTTATCACTACCGTGCAGTAGTAGCCCCGGAAGGCACGGCTGTGCGCTTCCGAGTGACGGGTGAGGGTGGGGATACGTGGTTTCTGCTTCGAGCTAAGGGCGGCTGGGTACTGGGGCAAAACTACGAGGGTGGTCCGGTGGCCGCTGCTGTTGAGCTGCCCGGCCAGGTGGCGTGGCGGCTGTTTACCAACAGCCTACCCCCCAATGAAGCCGCCACCTGCCTGAGGTTTCAGGGCCCCACTCACCTAACGGCCCCCGTGTATTCCTTACTGACGGTTATGGCCTAG
- the trpF gene encoding phosphoribosylanthranilate isomerase encodes MALLVPVMVRGINNLSDARYCAGMGADSLTFRLDPAFADYLTPETVRELSGWVAGVQLIGEFDALPIEQINQLVQECGLHAVLLHRRHPADELAALTVPALRFITWIPDMVHEDVEMLLREQAPFYQGFVLATAPTPLPNPAEVIRLTEYARQYPMWLGAGFAPDSLRDYVQALNPAGIVLQGGDEIKPGLRDFDEMEAVFEQLED; translated from the coding sequence ATGGCTTTGCTAGTTCCCGTGATGGTGCGCGGCATTAATAACCTCTCCGACGCCCGCTACTGCGCCGGTATGGGGGCCGACTCGCTTACGTTTCGTCTTGACCCGGCCTTTGCCGACTACCTCACGCCCGAAACCGTGCGCGAGCTGAGTGGCTGGGTGGCCGGCGTGCAGCTCATCGGGGAATTTGACGCCCTACCCATTGAGCAAATCAACCAGCTGGTGCAGGAATGCGGCCTGCACGCCGTGCTGCTGCACCGCCGCCACCCCGCCGATGAGCTGGCCGCGCTGACCGTGCCGGCCCTGCGCTTCATCACCTGGATTCCGGACATGGTGCACGAGGACGTGGAGATGCTGCTGCGCGAGCAGGCCCCCTTCTACCAGGGCTTCGTGCTGGCCACTGCGCCTACCCCCCTGCCTAATCCGGCGGAGGTAATCCGGCTAACTGAATACGCCCGCCAGTACCCCATGTGGCTGGGCGCAGGCTTTGCCCCGGATAGTTTGCGCGACTACGTGCAGGCGCTGAATCCGGCGGGCATCGTGCTGCAGGGCGGCGACGAAATCAAGCCCGGCCTGCGCGACTTCGACGAAATGGAAGCCGTATTTGAGCAGCTAGAAGACTAA
- a CDS encoding bifunctional folylpolyglutamate synthase/dihydrofolate synthase, protein MTYQQTLDYLYQQLPMFQRVGEAGYKPGLERTEALAAAMGNPERTFRSVHVAGTNGKGSSSNLLAAVLQAAGYKVGLYTSPHLKEFTERIKVNGQDLAPDYLVAWVERWRGFFDEVQPSFFEMCVALAFSYFAEQQVDIAVVEVGLGGRLDSTNIIRPLVSLITNISFDHQNLLGNTLPQIAGEKAGIIKSGVPAIISQTQPEVAPVFEQKARQEGAPLLFADAHYRAELVREPAPEEDTQVLHLTRDTAPYLDNVDLALVGDYQRLNLPGVLAVLDELRRQGFVIPEVAVREGLRNVRRLTGFRGRWTILGRQPLVVCDTGHNEAGIRFITGQLARLPYRQLHFVLGVVNDKDVSKILSLLPQDATYYFCQASIPRALPAGELAERAAAAGLLGQAYGPVSAAVAAARAAAEPDDVVFIGGSTFVVAEIEEL, encoded by the coding sequence ATGACCTACCAGCAAACCCTCGACTACCTTTACCAGCAGTTGCCCATGTTTCAGCGGGTAGGGGAAGCGGGGTACAAGCCGGGGCTGGAGCGTACCGAGGCCCTGGCCGCGGCCATGGGCAACCCTGAGCGTACGTTTCGGAGCGTGCATGTGGCGGGCACCAATGGCAAGGGCAGCTCCTCGAACCTGCTGGCCGCGGTACTCCAGGCCGCTGGCTACAAAGTGGGCCTCTACACCTCGCCCCACCTCAAGGAATTCACGGAGCGCATCAAAGTAAACGGCCAGGACCTGGCGCCCGACTACCTCGTGGCCTGGGTGGAGCGCTGGCGCGGATTCTTCGATGAAGTGCAGCCCTCGTTCTTTGAAATGTGCGTGGCCCTGGCTTTCAGTTACTTCGCCGAGCAGCAGGTGGACATTGCCGTGGTAGAGGTAGGCCTGGGCGGGCGCCTGGATTCCACCAACATCATCCGGCCCCTGGTTTCCCTGATAACCAACATTAGCTTCGACCACCAGAATTTGCTGGGCAACACGCTACCCCAGATTGCGGGTGAAAAAGCTGGTATCATCAAGTCCGGCGTGCCGGCCATCATCAGCCAGACCCAGCCCGAAGTAGCCCCGGTATTTGAGCAGAAAGCCCGGCAGGAAGGCGCGCCGCTACTGTTTGCTGATGCCCACTACCGTGCCGAGCTGGTGCGGGAGCCTGCCCCCGAGGAGGACACGCAAGTGCTGCACCTAACGCGCGATACTGCACCTTACCTCGACAATGTCGACTTGGCCCTGGTGGGCGACTACCAACGCCTGAACCTGCCTGGTGTGCTGGCCGTGCTGGACGAGCTGCGCCGGCAGGGCTTCGTGATACCAGAAGTGGCCGTGCGCGAGGGTCTGCGGAACGTGCGCCGCCTCACCGGCTTCCGGGGCCGCTGGACGATTCTGGGCCGCCAACCGCTGGTAGTCTGCGACACGGGGCACAACGAGGCGGGAATACGCTTTATCACCGGGCAGCTGGCGCGGCTCCCGTACCGGCAGTTGCACTTCGTGTTGGGGGTAGTCAATGATAAGGACGTGAGTAAAATACTGAGCCTGCTGCCCCAGGATGCCACCTATTACTTCTGCCAAGCCAGTATCCCGCGGGCGTTACCCGCCGGGGAGCTAGCCGAGCGAGCCGCCGCCGCGGGGCTGCTCGGCCAAGCCTACGGGCCGGTATCGGCCGCCGTAGCTGCCGCCCGGGCCGCGGCCGAGCCCGATGATGTGGTCTTCATTGGGGGTAGTACCTTTGTGGTGGCCGAAATTGAAGAGCTGTAA
- the trmB gene encoding tRNA (guanosine(46)-N7)-methyltransferase TrmB, with protein MSRVKLKRFADNAERPDVVEPGKATYQQLGGRWQTEFFRNPNPITLEVGCGKGEYTVGLAERYPERNFLGLDIKGERIWRGSTRAEALGLTNVGFLRTRAHDLLTHFAPSELHEIWITFPDPRPRDRDIKRRLTAPRFLDLYQQILRPGGLVHLKTDNEGLFDFTLETLQQRPGATMLAYTKDLYATPELLPHAEDIQTTFERKYRTLGVPIKYLQFQLS; from the coding sequence TTGAGTCGAGTAAAACTGAAGCGCTTCGCCGATAACGCGGAGCGCCCCGACGTAGTAGAACCCGGTAAAGCCACCTATCAGCAGCTCGGCGGGCGCTGGCAAACCGAGTTCTTCCGCAACCCGAACCCCATTACGCTCGAAGTGGGCTGCGGCAAGGGCGAGTACACCGTGGGGCTGGCCGAGCGCTACCCCGAGCGCAACTTCCTGGGCCTCGACATCAAGGGCGAGCGAATCTGGCGGGGCAGCACCCGCGCCGAAGCCCTGGGCCTAACCAATGTGGGGTTTCTGCGCACCCGCGCCCACGATCTGCTCACCCATTTCGCGCCCAGCGAGCTGCACGAAATCTGGATAACCTTCCCCGATCCGCGCCCCCGCGACCGGGACATCAAGCGCCGCCTCACGGCCCCGCGCTTTCTCGACCTCTACCAGCAAATCTTGCGCCCTGGTGGGCTGGTGCACCTCAAAACCGATAACGAGGGCTTGTTCGACTTCACCCTGGAAACCCTGCAGCAGCGGCCCGGCGCTACCATGCTGGCTTACACCAAGGACCTGTACGCTACCCCTGAGCTGCTCCCGCACGCCGAGGACATCCAAACCACCTTCGAGCGCAAGTACCGCACGCTCGGGGTTCCTATCAAATACCTGCAGTTTCAGCTCAGCTAG
- the mnmA gene encoding tRNA 2-thiouridine(34) synthase MnmA has product MNTTKGRVLVAMSGGIDSSVAAVLLHEQGYEVVGMTMKTWDYASAGGSKKETGCCSLDSINDARQIAVELGFPHYIIDIRDEFGDFVISNFTEEYLAGRTPNPCVLCNTHIKWDALLRRADQLGCEFIATGHYAQVRHENGRYVISKGLDDNKDQSYALWGVTQESLARTLFPLGQLRKTAIYDFARERGFTELVNKPESYEICFIPDNDYRGFLRRRVPGLEERVAGGEFVLRDGTVVGKHEGYPFYTIGQRKGLGVALGFPAYVTAIDPETNRVVLGNFEDLASARTVVGKLNMGKYASLEGRGLVPSVTKIRYNHDGSPAFLEQKGDKIYIYFEEAVHAVTPGQAAVFYEGEDVLGGGWIERHTIGEIPEPAAAVVAAQ; this is encoded by the coding sequence ATGAACACAACGAAAGGACGGGTGCTGGTAGCCATGAGCGGCGGCATCGACAGCTCCGTGGCGGCCGTGCTGCTGCACGAGCAAGGCTATGAGGTGGTCGGCATGACCATGAAAACCTGGGATTACGCCTCGGCGGGCGGCAGCAAGAAAGAAACCGGCTGCTGCTCCCTGGACAGCATCAACGATGCCCGCCAGATTGCCGTGGAACTGGGCTTCCCGCATTACATCATCGACATCCGCGACGAGTTCGGGGACTTTGTCATCAGCAACTTCACGGAGGAATATTTGGCGGGCCGTACGCCCAACCCCTGCGTGCTCTGCAACACCCACATTAAGTGGGATGCGCTGCTGCGCCGGGCCGACCAGCTGGGCTGCGAGTTTATTGCCACCGGCCACTACGCCCAGGTGCGCCACGAAAACGGCCGCTACGTTATCAGCAAAGGCCTTGATGATAACAAGGACCAAAGCTATGCCCTCTGGGGCGTGACGCAAGAGAGCCTGGCCCGCACCTTGTTTCCGCTGGGGCAGCTGCGCAAAACGGCCATCTACGACTTTGCCCGGGAGCGGGGCTTCACCGAGCTGGTGAACAAGCCCGAGAGCTACGAAATCTGCTTTATTCCCGACAACGACTACCGCGGCTTTCTGCGGCGGCGGGTACCGGGCCTGGAGGAGCGCGTGGCCGGCGGCGAGTTTGTGCTGCGCGACGGCACCGTAGTTGGCAAGCACGAGGGCTACCCCTTCTACACTATCGGGCAGCGCAAAGGCCTGGGCGTAGCTTTGGGCTTTCCGGCCTACGTCACGGCCATCGACCCGGAAACCAACCGGGTGGTGCTGGGTAACTTCGAGGATTTGGCCAGCGCGCGCACGGTAGTGGGCAAGCTGAACATGGGCAAGTACGCCTCCTTGGAAGGGCGCGGGCTGGTACCCAGCGTCACCAAAATCCGCTACAACCACGACGGTTCCCCGGCTTTCTTGGAGCAGAAGGGCGACAAAATCTACATCTACTTCGAGGAGGCGGTACACGCCGTAACGCCGGGGCAGGCTGCCGTTTTCTACGAGGGAGAAGACGTGCTGGGGGGGGGCTGGATTGAGCGCCACACCATCGGCGAAATCCCCGAGCCTGCAGCGGCCGTAGTAGCGGCCCAGTAG